The Montipora capricornis isolate CH-2021 chromosome 3, ASM3666992v2, whole genome shotgun sequence genome window below encodes:
- the LOC138042284 gene encoding tubulin delta chain-like isoform X1 translates to MSSIVLLVGQCGNQVGHELMSLIDNSDTHPLSHRDGKLRCVCVDSESKVIGHNYYDDTRRRGLYRETNMVAGQKGRGNNWALGYHGFGGETEDTSLLHRTMDSLRMEVERCDNYAGTIVVHSLAGGTGSGLGSHLVERIRDTYPMAHVMSVAVSPHTSGDSPLQHYNSLLSLASLQCHADGVLLFNNDDVLHHVVTHSGLVSQQKRAASTSLKDMNAHISASLAGLLQPFGSKPRRIKGNVKDRGSRPLLHAAKMTQKGLSYSTGKPNKTDFISRKLSYSLTETLDRSDVLSSKLSENSATSFRYSTNVLPSVCDLDGSKEMAKQPRSTASALLRYQGIVRPSPSKTSSCHSEKFEAGVSCGNEPWEMLRSVCPEPSKKFATVHHVAKSKVSWEALVHSLIHSLRRYDRNGSQFATVCSLLVARGDLDGSFAEASTKIEEKLRLSLGCMEWNPFPIDFWISQYNPCGFKDSRSLTLCLNSTKIVETIENVILKSRSMYDAGAYLHWFWKHGCSENDFLDAFDTLESVVENYKLATAL, encoded by the exons ATGTCATCCATTGTCCTTTTGGTTGGACAATGTGGCAATCAAGTTGGACATGAACTAATGAGCTTGATTGACAACAGCGACACTCACCCACTCAGTCACAGAGATGGTAAATTACGATGTGTGTGTGTAGACAGTGAATCAAAGGTCATTGGCCATAACTATTATGATGACACAAGGAGAAGGGGTCTTTATAGAGAAACAAACATGGTCGCTGGTCAGAAAGGCAGAGGAAATAACTGGGCTCTTGGCTATCATGGTTTTGGTGGTGAGACTGAAGACACCTCATTGTTGCATCGCACTATGGATTCTTTAAGAATGGAAGTAGAGAGATGTGATAATTATGCTG GCACTATTGTTGTACATAGTCTTGCTGGTGGAACAGGGTCTGGTCTGGGTTCACATTTGGTTGAGAGAATTAGAGATACATACCCAATGGCTCATGTTATGTCAGTAGCTGTGTCACCCCACACATCTGGCGACAGTCCATTACAGCATTACAACTCTCTTCTAAGTTTGGCTTCCCTGCAGTG TCATGCAGATGGGGTGTTACTCTTCAACAATGATGATGTTCTTCATCACGTTGTGACACACAGTGGTTTGGTATCGCAACAGAAACGTGCAGCCTCCACCTCACTTAAAGACATGAATGCCCACATATCTGCCAGTCTTGCTGGACTGCTTCAGCCCTTCGGGAGCAAACCCAGACGGATAAAGGGAAATGTTAAGGATAGGGGAAGCAGACCACTTTTACATGCAGCTAAGATGACGCAGAAAGGGTTGAGTTACAGCACAGGAAAACCCAataaaacagattttatttcaCGAAAGCTGTCATATTCTCTTACTGAAACATTGGACAGATCAGATGTTCTTAGCAGTAAGCTTTCAGAGAATTCTGCCACTTCATTTAGATATTCTACAAATGTGTTGCCCAGTGTGTGTGATTTGGATGGTAGTAAGGAGATGGCTAAGCAACCAAGATCTACAGCGTCAGCCTTATTGCGCTATCAAGGAATTGTGAGGCCTTCTCCCTCAAAGACTAGCAGCTGCCACTCAGAAAAGTTCGAAGCAGGAGTCTCATGTGGAAATGAACCATGGGAAATGTTACGATCAGTCTGTCCTGAACCATCAAAGAAATTTGCCACAGTTCATCATGTTGCCAAGTCTAAAGTTTCTTGGGAAGCCCTTGTCCACTCTCTAATCCATTCGCTACGTCGATATGACAGGAACGGCTCCCAGTTTGCAACTGTTTGTTCGCTTCTCGTTGCCCGAGGTGATCTTGATGGCTCCTTTGCAGAAGCATCAACAAAGATTGAAGAGAAGCTACGTCTGTCACTGGGATGCATGGAATGGAATCCATTTCCAATTGACTTCTGGATCA GTCAGTACAATCCATGTGGTTTTAAAGATTCACGATCACTTACACTTTGCTTGAATTCTACCAAAATAGTGGAGACAATAGAAAATGTCATACTCAAATCACGTTCGATGTATGATGCTGGGGCTTATTTGCATTGGTTTTGGAAGCATGGCTGCTCCGAG AACGACTTCCTGGATGCATTTGACACGTTGGAGTCTGTAGTAGAGAACTACAAGCTTGCGACAGCATTATGA
- the LOC138042252 gene encoding endoplasmic reticulum lectin 1-like has protein sequence MRLSVDSKIFPLLSLFICARSFNPFDDGQYDISWRGPVKLNEGQVSPNEEDLSSSKESIVMITKDNEKYKCILPEYKPQRESGKSEVGPDPDELLKGLVIRGECSYRLDTYWTYELCHGRHVKQFHEVKAGVVDNQVQEYYLGRLEPKVIHTKNEGKDKPLVQPPTQGSGRSDKNVPMRKIDGHEFPFYKVVMTNGTPCDLLGNKPRMTFVVYMCNPRSSNEIISVKELQTCQYEVEVFTPLLCANPAYMYHEKPVHQINCHSLDGSPSPPRSYSELLDDQFSLDSFMPEGASDDNTKAGPGDEYREILPKPDALLTAAFLQGEHCLVGGGSVSWWKYKFCYGKQVIQFHEDGSGPRIDILLGKWDQEAHIQWKKNRKKITASYTDHLYSDGEFCDITGKPRTVQVRLKCKESKHEQEVSLSLTEPKTCEYVLTVESPIICPLLEKMDENGIFQVDNV, from the exons ATGCGACTTTCAGTGGACTCAAAAATATTTCCTCTGCTTTCGTTGTTCATCTGTGCTAGATCTTTCAACCCTTTTGACGATGGACAATATGATATTAGCTGGAGAGGTCCAGTTAAACTCAACGAAGGCCAAGTTTCTCCA aatGAGGAGGATTTGTCAAGTAGTAAAGAATCGATAGTAATGATCACAAAAGACAATGAAAAATACAAGTGTATCTTACCAGAGTATAAACCACAAAGAGAG AGTGGTAAGTCAGAAGTTGGTCCAGACCCTGATGAACTCTTGAAAGGTCTTGTGATAAGGGGAGAGTGCTCTTACAGG CTTGATACATACTGGACATACGAACTTTGCCATGGAAGGCATGTAAAGCAATTCCATGAAGTGAAAGCTGGTGTTGTG GATAACCAAGTACAAGAATATTACCTTGGAAGACTAGAGCCAAAAGTTATCCATACAAAAAATGAAG GTAAAGATAAACCGCTTGTCCAGCCTCCAACACAAGGCAGTGGGCGTTCCGATAAGAAT GTTCCCATGCGTAAGATTGATGGACATGAATTTCCTTTCTATAAAGTTGTAATGACGAATGGTACCCCTTGCGATTTGTTGGGCAACAAACCACGCATGACATTTGTCGTTTACATGTGCAATCCAAGGTCAAGTAATGAG ATAATTTCTGTGAAAGAGCTTCAAACTTGTCAATATGAAGTGGAAGTTTTTACACCACTGCTTTGTGCAAACCCAGCTTACAT GTATCACGAAAAACCAGTGCATCAGATCAATTGCCACTCTTTAGATGGTTCTCCTTC GCCACCTCGAAGTTATTCTGAGCTGCTGGATGACCAATTTTCATTAGACAGTTTTATGCCAGAAGGAGCCAGTGATGATAACACCAAAGCTGGCCCAGGTGATGAGTACAGAGAAATCCTCCCTAAGCCAGATGCTTTGCTCACTGCAGCCTTCCTTCAGGGCGAACATTGTCTTGTTGGG GGTGGTTCTGTTTCATGGTGGAAGTACAAGTTTTGTTATGGTAAACAAGTGATACAGTTCCATGAAGAT GGTTCTGGTCCCAGAATAGATATCCTTCTTGGCAAATGGGATCAAGAG GCGCATATCCAATGgaagaaaaacagaaagaaaattaCAGCTAg ctatACCGATCATTTGTATAGTGATGGTGAATTCTGTGACATCACTGGGAAGCCAAGAACCGTTCAAGTTAGATTAAA gTGTAAAGAGTCGAAACATGAGCAAGAAGTTTCGTTATCTTTAACCGAGCCTAAAACTTGTGAATATGTCCTTACG GTCGAATCCCCAATTATTTGCCCTTTGCTAGAAAAAATGGACGAGAACGGCATATTTCAAGTGGACAATGTGTGA
- the LOC138039862 gene encoding endoplasmic reticulum lectin 1-like: protein MINYVLIENRLHWTYKKTTTSSGKSEVGPDPDELLKGLVIRGECSYRLDTYWTYELCHGRHVKQFHEVKAGVVDNQVQEYYLGRLEPKVIHTKNEGKDKPLVQPPTQGSGHSDKNVPMRKIDGHEFPFYKVVMTNGTPCDLLGNKPRMTFVLYICNPRSSNEIISVKELQTCQYEVEVFTPLLCANPAYM, encoded by the exons ATGATAAATTATGTGTTAATAGAGAACCGTTTACACTGGACGTACAAAAAAACAACTACGAGT AGTGGTAAGTCAGAAGTTGGTCCAGACCCTGATGAACTCTTGAAAGGTCTTGTGATAAGGGGAGAGTGCTCTTACAGG CTTGATACATACTGGACATACGAACTTTGCCATGGAAGGCATGTAAAGCAATTCCATGAAGTGAAAGCTGGTGTTGTG GATAACCAAGTACAAGAATATTACCTTGGAAGACTAGAGCCAAAAGTTATCCATACAAAAAATGAAG GTAAAGATAAACCGCTTGTCCAGCCTCCAACACAAGGCAGTGGGCATTCCGATAAGAAT GTTCCCATGCGTAAGATTGATGGACATGAATTTCCTTTCTATAAAGTTGTAATGACGAATGGTACCCCTTGCGATTTGTTGGGCAACAAACCACGCATGACATTTGTCCTTTACATTTGCAATCCAAGGTCAAGTAATGAG ATAATTTCTGTGAAAGAGCTTCAAACTTGTCAATATGAAGTGGAAGTTTTTACACCACTGCTTTGTGCAAACCCAGCTTACATGTGA
- the LOC138039861 gene encoding uncharacterized protein, with protein MASKYSEDLAVSGLLELGHEGVSRQDVSHMKNSRSGYLSWLTRLYNEVERLIGDSGRVEEVLLKNDLIYTTFSRFEDIHFSMLALLPDHEERKSFEDSFAVQVERRQNFMSRIEFWIDREAFRSTPPVEPEDSISQAASLISIKGRSNSKLSKSSKSLASINSQASSTSSARLREAKERRELAHLKLQQLKLTQELEQRRAQLENEAQRLKLIHEFELATASEKVWSAPVFDPVALDAPQGSLGSSRQGPRGPEGFPRSGPAPTPSATSEPVRLAISSPVESIVTKSHSLNPLAAGWSSRLPTSPISSAPQPSHTDQNESKVEDLVRTLASALDVGFKIPRAEILTFDGDPLEYCQFIHNFDVNIGSLISDPQKRLAYLIQYCRGEAKQVIENCCMYESERGYKKAREILYHQFGRPHIVAQAHVNQLIKGQMIKPTDGSALQKLARQMLKCEITLSQTGYDAHLNNSETLLKIMDRLPPRLQTKWAEREENIFRDGGRPRFSDLTAFIQRSADIASNMFGQRLIVNSSRDRSGNRPQQRNRNCLVPGHYAKGCAAVRACERSGCVRKHHTLLHPPDGTRDNHDIDHRVVSHRVSAAASNGIIGAGRKRVCLRVIPVRVQGLCNGRVIETYALLDDGSDVSLCDHRLLEKLGLNGINRQFTLTTLSNTEEQSGLEVGLMVSSIDGVKDLCLSRVWSVEGIPVSEKSIPVPDDLRRWPHLRDLSFPQIDDQTVMLLIGGDCPEAFWVLDERKGASDEPYAVRFPLGWTLLGPVGPTNPHEEFHVSFVRSLDDDDLLQSQVKRFWLTDFGESLATSNVCMSLEDKRALKIMNETVTKTDGHYQVGLPWRNRPPSIPNNRCFAESRLCSLKRRLLKDEDLHGKYNTTMDEYLSKGHAVKILPRELSVEGKIVWYLPHHPVVHARKPDKVRVVFDCAARYLGTSLNDQLMQGPDLNNNLIGVLMRFREEKFAVIADIESMFDQARVDPRDRDALRFLWWPNGELHSTPAEYKMTVHVFGATSSPSCACFCLLRTAEDNKDTFPSEIVNTVKRNFYVDDCLKSVRTRHDARLLVKMLTELLSRGGFSLTKWMSNDREVLASIPPSRRAKSVVNLDLDEMPTEHALGVQWKAQTDEFCFKVIAKERPPTPRGILSVASSVYHPHGFLAPFTLSAKLILQELCRKKIGWDEKVEGQALSDWKDWLAALPKLSEVAVRRCYKPDSFGEVSHAQVHHFSDASQCAYGAASYLRMIDTDGNIHCSFVIGKSRLAPLKAITIPRLELSAAVVSVELDNIIRRELDLPIEESIFWSDSTSVIQLIQNQSKRFQTFVANRLSIIHDGSSPDQWKYVDSRSNPADDASRGLTAEQLIRNKRWLHGPEFLWKSDECWPSLGTIPNIPDDHPEVKHEVQTYVISHKSIMHSFMERYSSWNRLKRGVAWLLKYKLFLLSKVRHHDEGNHLGPIKGELSVDDLKRAEKEIVVCVQREAFKEHFSQVVKSKGPLRKLCPILIDGILCVGGRLQNAPIPTEVKHPVLLPKKHHVTDLIVRKYHEELAHAGREHVLSSIRQKFWIVKGRVAVRRVLRECLFCRKRASPTGEQRMADLPSERLTPDRPPFTFVGIDYFGPFLVRLKRSSVKRYGCLFTCLASRAVHIEISHSLDTNSFIDALRRFIARRGSPEIIRSDNGTNFHGGERELRSALSEWNQQKINAFTSQREIKWIFNPPTASHMGGVWERIVQSVKRILKALLREQLVNDESLLTLMAETESVINSRPLTPNPDDPIDAEPLTPSHLLLLRSNQSIPPGVFSEQDQYCQRRWRQIQYLANIFWKRWLREYLITLQQRHKWSYVSRNLKMGDLVLLTEENTHRVNGP; from the exons ATGGCTTCGAAGTACAGCGAGGATCTCGCCGTTAGCGGTCTGTTAGAGCTTGGTCATGAAGGCGTTTCTAGACAAGATGTTTCCCACATGAAAAATTCTAGAAGTGGTTATCTGTCATGGTTAACGAGATTGTATAATGAAGTTGAGAGGTTGATTGGTGATTCTGGTCGAGTTGAGGAGGTTTTGTTAAAAAACGACTTAATTTATACCACGTTTTCTCGCTTTGAGGACATTCATTTCTCTATGTTGGCACTTCTTCCAGACCACGAAGAAAGAAAGTCCTTTGAGGATTCATTTGCGGTTCAGGTTGAGAGGAGACAGAACTTTATGTCGAGGATAGAATTTTGGATCGATCGTGAAGCGTTTCGTTCTACACCCCCTGTGGAACCTGAGGATTCCATTAGTCAAGCGGCTTCACTGATTTCAATCAAGGGTCGCTCGAATTCCAAGTTGTCAAAGTCGTCAAAGAGTCTAGCAAGTATTAACAGTCAAGCGTCAAGTACATCAAGTGCACGACTTCGAGAAGCTAAGGAACGCCGTGAATTAGCTCACCTTAAGCTGCAGCAACTGAAACTAACTCAAGAACTTGAGCAAAGGCGAGCTCAGTTGGAGAACGAGGCACAGAGACTTAAATTGATTCATGAGTTCGAATTGGCAACCGCGAGCGAGAAGGTATGGTCAGCCCCAGTTTTCGATCCTGTAGCGCTTGATGCCCCTCAAGGGAGTCTGGGAAGTTCTCGCCAGGGGCCCAGGGGGCCAGAAGGGTTTCCTAGGTCTGGTCCTGCTCCGACGCCAAGTGCTACGAGCGAGCCGGTAAGGCTAGCTATCTCTTCTCCGGTAGAATCAATAGTCACGAAGAGTCATAGCTTAAACCCATTGGCTGCCGGATGGAGTAGCAGGTTACCAACATCGCCTATCAGTAGCGCTCCTCAACCCTCTCACACAGACCAAAATGAAAGTAAGGTGGAAGATCTGGTCAGGACCTTAGCGTCAGCCTTAGATGTAGGTTTCAAAATACCTAGAGCTGAGATATTAACATTCGATGGAGATCCGTTGGAGTATTGCCAGTTTATTCATAATTTCGATGTCAACATTGGCAGTTTGATTAGCGATCCGCAAAAACGGTTGGCGTATCTTATCCAGTATTGTAGGGGTGAAGCCAAACAAGTTATTGAGAACTGCTGCATGTACGAGTCAGAACGTGGTTATAAGAAAGCTAGGGAGATCTTGTATCATCAGTTTGGAAGACCTCACATTGTTGCTCAAGCCCATGTAAACCAACTAATCAAGGGTCAGATGATAAAGCCAACTGACGGATCAGCGTTGCAGAAACTTGCTCGTCAGATGCTAAAATGTGAGATCACCTTGTCTCAAACCGGTTATGATGCACATTTAAATAACTCTGAAACGTTGTTGAAGATTATGGATCGCCTACCCCCGCGTCTTCAGACTAAATGGGCTGAGCGGGAAGAGAACATTTTCCGTGATGGGGGACGCCCACGTTTTTCCGATCTCACCGCTTTTATTCAGCGAAGCGCTGATATTGCAAGTAACATGTTTGGTCAGCGCTTGATTGTGAACAGTTCGAGAGACAGAAGCGGTAATAGACCTCAACAGAGAAATAG AAACTGTTTGGTACCTGGTCATTACGCGAAGGGGTGTGCAGCGGTAAGAGCGTGCGAAAGGTCTGGTTGTGTAAGGAAACATCACACCCTACTGCATCCCCCGGATGGGACGCGTGATAATCACGACATAGATCACAGAGTAGTTTCACACCGAGTGTCGGCCGCGGCATCAAACGGCATCATTGGGGCCGGCAGGAAACGGGTCTGCCTTCGAGTCATCCCTGTACGCGTTCAAGGTTTGTGTAACGGTCGGGTCATTGAGACATACGCATTGTTGGATGACGGTTCAGACGTGTCACTGTGTGATCATCGACTATTGGAGAAGCTTGGTTTGAATGGGATAAACCGGCAGTTTACTCTTACTACCCTTAGTAACACTGAAGAACAAAGTGGGTTGGAGGTTGGTCTGATGGTCAGCAGCATAGATGGTGTAAAGGATCTCTGCCTGTCTAGAGTGTGGTCTGTTGAAGGAATTCCTGTGTCAGAGAAGAGCATTCCAGTACCTGATGATTTAAGGCGATGGCCCCATCTCCGAGATTTGAGTTTTCCCCAGATTGATGATCAGACAGTAATGCTTTTGATTGGCGGAGATTGTCCCGAGGCATTTTGGGTGCTAGACGAGAGGAAAGGGGCAAGTGATGAACCGTATGCAGTCAGGTTCCCGTTAGGATGGACCCTATTGGGCCCAGTTGGTCCCACGAATCCTCACGAAGAATTTCACGTGAGCTTTGTGCGTTCCCTGGATGACGACGACTTGCTTCAGTCGCAAGTGAAGAGGTTCTGGTTGACTGACTTTGGTGAAAGTTTAGCTACATCTAATGTGTGCATGTCATTGGAAGACAAACGAGCCTTGAAGATTATGAATGAGACGGTTACAAAGACAGATGGTCATTATCAGGTCGGGTTGCCTTGGAGAAATCGACCGCCTTCGATCCCGAACAACCGTTGTTTCGCTGAATCGAGGCTATGTTCGCTGAAGAGACGACTTCTAAAGGATGAAGACCTTCATGGGAAGTACAACACTACTATGGACGAATATTTGTCTAAGGGTCACGCAGTAAAGATTCTTCCACGAGAGCTGTCTGTTGAGGGAAAGATCGTCTGGTACCTTCCTCATCATCCAGTTGTCCACGCCAGGAAACCGGACAAGGTTCGTGTAGTTTTTGATTGTGCCGCCAGATACCTGGGTACCTCACTGAATGACCAGTTGATGCAAGGACCTGACCTGAACAATAACCTGATCGGTGTTTTGATGCGATTCCGAGAGGAGAAGTTCGCTGTAATTGCTGACATAGAGTCCATGTTCGATCAGGCCAGAGTTGATCCACGTGACCGTGACGCTTTGCGTTTCCTCTGGTGGCCGAATGGAGAACTACACAGCACCCCAGCAGAGTATAAGATGACGGTCCATGTCTTCGGAGCTACGTCGTCCCCAAGTTGTGCCtgtttttgtctgttgagaACAGCAGAAGACAACAAGGATACCTTTCCGAGCGAGATCGTGAATACAGTAAAAAGGAATTTCTACGTGGATGACTGTTTAAAGTCTGTCAGAACACGTCACGATGCACGGCTACTTGTGAAAATGTTGACTGAGCTGTTATCACGGGGTGGATTCAGCTTAACGAAATGGATGAGCAATGACAGAGAAGTCTTGGCAAGCATTCCTCCGAGTCGACGAGCGAAATCCGTTGTTAACTTGGACCTTGACGAGATGCCCACAGAGCATGCTCTAGGAGTACAGTGGAAAGCTCAGACCGATGAGTTCTGTTTTAAAGTCATTGCCAAGGAAAGACCACCAACCCCACGAGGTATATTGTCAGTCGCAAGCTCGGTTTATCACCCCCATGGGTTCTTGGCGCCCTTCACATTGTCAGCGAAGTTGATTCTTCAGGAGTTATGCAGGAAGAAGATTGGTTGGGATGAGAAGGTAGAAGGTCAAGCTCTGAGTGACTGGAAAGATTGGCTAGCTGCTTTACCTAAATTGTCGGAGGTTGCAGTAAGAAGATGTTACAAACCTGACTCATTTGGAGAGGTCAGTCACGCTCAGGTCCACCATTTCTCCGATGCATCCCAGTGCGCCTACGGAGCAGCTTCCTATTTACGCATGATTGATACGGATGGTAACATTCATTGTTCATTTGTCATCGGAAAGTCTCGTCTGGCGCCCCTAAAGGCGATCACAATCCCTCGCTTGGAGCTGTCGGCCGCAGTGGTATCTGTGGAGTTGGATAATATCATCCGGAGAGAGCTGGATCTGCCCATCGAAGAGAGCATTTTTTGGAGTGATTCCACTTCTGTCATTCAGTTGATCCAAAATCAGTCTAAGAGATTTCAAACCTTCGTGGCAAACCGCCTGTCGATTATTCATGACGGTTCGTCTCCTGATCAGTGGAAATATGTTGACTCGAGATCCAATCCTGCTGATGATGCCTCGAGGGGTCTAACTGCAGAACAGTTAATCCGTAATAAGCGTTGGTTGCATGGTCCTGAGTTTTTGTGGAAATCAGATGAATGTTGGCCCTCCCTTGGCACAATACCGAACATACCAGATGATCACCCAGAGGTGAAGCATGAAGTTCAGACGTACGTGATTTCACACAAGAGCATCATGCATTCATTTATGGAGCGCTATTCTTCCTGGAATCGTCTCAAGAGGGGAGTTGCGTGGTTGTTGAAGTACAAGCTTTTCCTACTCAGCAAAGTGCGACATCATGATGAAGGAAATCACTTAGGGCCAATTAAGGGAGAGCTCTCGGTAGATGATCTAAAAAGGGCTGAAAAGGAAATTGTTGTGTGTGTCCAGAGGGAAGCCTTCAAAGAGCATTTTTCTCAAGTGGTGAAGTCAAAAGGTCCCCTTCGCAAGTTGTGTCCGATACTGATCGATGGAATCTTATGCGTAGGAGGTCGATTGCAAAACGCACCTATTCCAACTGAGGTCAAGCATCCAGTTCTCCTTCCCAAAAAACACCATGTAACGGATTTGATTGTTAGGAAGTACCATGAAGAGTTAGCCCATGCTGGTAGAGAACACGTGTTATCTTCCATAAGACAGAAATTTTGGATAGTCAAGGGTCGTGTGGCGGTGCGCCGTGTGTTGAGAGAATGCCTTTTCTGCCGTAAGAGAGCTTCACCAACAGGGGAACAAAGGATGGCGGACTTGCCTTCGGAGCGCCTAACCCCAGACCGACCGCCCTTTACGTTCGTAGGCATTGACTACTTTGGCCCGTTTCTAGTGCGACTTAAGCGCAGCAGTGTAAAACGCTACGGATGCTTGTTTACTTGTCTAGCCTCCAGAGCTGTCCACATTGAGATTTCGCACTCTTTAGACACGAATTCGTTCATTGACGCCCTGCGAAGGTTTATTGCCAGGAGAGGAAGTCCCGAAATCATCAGAAGCGATAACGGTACCAATTTCCATGGTGGCGAGCGAGAACTGCGAAGTGCACTGTCAGAATGGAATCAACAGAAGATAAATGCGTTTACAAGTCAGCGTGAGATCAAATGGATCTTCAACCCACCGACAGCCAGTCACATGGGAGGTGTTTGGGAAAGAATCGTTCAATCAGTCAAGAGAATCCTCAAGGCCCTTCTACGAGAGCAACTTGTCAACGATGAGTCACTTCTGACCCTAATGGCTGAGACTGAATCAGTCATAAATTCTCGCCCTCTAACGCCAAACCCAGACGACCCAATAGATGCTGAGCCTCTCACTCCAAGTCATTTGTTATTACTGAGGTCAAACCAATCGATTCCCCCTGGAGTTTTCTCCGAACAAGATCAGTACTGTCAGCGACGTTGGCGGCAAATACAGTACCTAGCTAACATTTTCTGGAAGCGTTGGCTCCGAGAATATCTGATCACGTTGCAGCAACGCCACAAGTGGAGCTATGTTAGCCGAAACCTTAAGATGGGCGACTTGGTTTTGCTCACAGAGGAGAACACCCATCGGGTCAATGGCCCTTAG
- the LOC138042284 gene encoding tubulin delta chain-like isoform X2, translating into MSSIVLLVGQCGNQVGHELMSLIDNSDTHPLSHRDGKLRCVCVDSESKVIGHNYYDDTRRRGLYRETNMVAGQKGRGNNWALGYHGFGGTIVVHSLAGGTGSGLGSHLVERIRDTYPMAHVMSVAVSPHTSGDSPLQHYNSLLSLASLQCHADGVLLFNNDDVLHHVVTHSGLVSQQKRAASTSLKDMNAHISASLAGLLQPFGSKPRRIKGNVKDRGSRPLLHAAKMTQKGLSYSTGKPNKTDFISRKLSYSLTETLDRSDVLSSKLSENSATSFRYSTNVLPSVCDLDGSKEMAKQPRSTASALLRYQGIVRPSPSKTSSCHSEKFEAGVSCGNEPWEMLRSVCPEPSKKFATVHHVAKSKVSWEALVHSLIHSLRRYDRNGSQFATVCSLLVARGDLDGSFAEASTKIEEKLRLSLGCMEWNPFPIDFWISQYNPCGFKDSRSLTLCLNSTKIVETIENVILKSRSMYDAGAYLHWFWKHGCSENDFLDAFDTLESVVENYKLATAL; encoded by the exons ATGTCATCCATTGTCCTTTTGGTTGGACAATGTGGCAATCAAGTTGGACATGAACTAATGAGCTTGATTGACAACAGCGACACTCACCCACTCAGTCACAGAGATGGTAAATTACGATGTGTGTGTGTAGACAGTGAATCAAAGGTCATTGGCCATAACTATTATGATGACACAAGGAGAAGGGGTCTTTATAGAGAAACAAACATGGTCGCTGGTCAGAAAGGCAGAGGAAATAACTGGGCTCTTGGCTATCATGGTTTTGGTG GCACTATTGTTGTACATAGTCTTGCTGGTGGAACAGGGTCTGGTCTGGGTTCACATTTGGTTGAGAGAATTAGAGATACATACCCAATGGCTCATGTTATGTCAGTAGCTGTGTCACCCCACACATCTGGCGACAGTCCATTACAGCATTACAACTCTCTTCTAAGTTTGGCTTCCCTGCAGTG TCATGCAGATGGGGTGTTACTCTTCAACAATGATGATGTTCTTCATCACGTTGTGACACACAGTGGTTTGGTATCGCAACAGAAACGTGCAGCCTCCACCTCACTTAAAGACATGAATGCCCACATATCTGCCAGTCTTGCTGGACTGCTTCAGCCCTTCGGGAGCAAACCCAGACGGATAAAGGGAAATGTTAAGGATAGGGGAAGCAGACCACTTTTACATGCAGCTAAGATGACGCAGAAAGGGTTGAGTTACAGCACAGGAAAACCCAataaaacagattttatttcaCGAAAGCTGTCATATTCTCTTACTGAAACATTGGACAGATCAGATGTTCTTAGCAGTAAGCTTTCAGAGAATTCTGCCACTTCATTTAGATATTCTACAAATGTGTTGCCCAGTGTGTGTGATTTGGATGGTAGTAAGGAGATGGCTAAGCAACCAAGATCTACAGCGTCAGCCTTATTGCGCTATCAAGGAATTGTGAGGCCTTCTCCCTCAAAGACTAGCAGCTGCCACTCAGAAAAGTTCGAAGCAGGAGTCTCATGTGGAAATGAACCATGGGAAATGTTACGATCAGTCTGTCCTGAACCATCAAAGAAATTTGCCACAGTTCATCATGTTGCCAAGTCTAAAGTTTCTTGGGAAGCCCTTGTCCACTCTCTAATCCATTCGCTACGTCGATATGACAGGAACGGCTCCCAGTTTGCAACTGTTTGTTCGCTTCTCGTTGCCCGAGGTGATCTTGATGGCTCCTTTGCAGAAGCATCAACAAAGATTGAAGAGAAGCTACGTCTGTCACTGGGATGCATGGAATGGAATCCATTTCCAATTGACTTCTGGATCA GTCAGTACAATCCATGTGGTTTTAAAGATTCACGATCACTTACACTTTGCTTGAATTCTACCAAAATAGTGGAGACAATAGAAAATGTCATACTCAAATCACGTTCGATGTATGATGCTGGGGCTTATTTGCATTGGTTTTGGAAGCATGGCTGCTCCGAG AACGACTTCCTGGATGCATTTGACACGTTGGAGTCTGTAGTAGAGAACTACAAGCTTGCGACAGCATTATGA